In Leucobacter insecticola, one DNA window encodes the following:
- the rpsE gene encoding 30S ribosomal protein S5, with amino-acid sequence MSKETKEQEVNAEAQAEAPATEAAEASAPAQDHRNEPREQRRGSRDRGTRGERGGRERNESQFLERVVTINRVSKVVKGGRRFSFTALVVVGDGNGTVGVGYGKAKEVPLAIAKGVEEAKKNFFRVPRVANTIPHPVQGEAAAGVVLLRPAAAGTGVIAGGPVRAVLECAGIHDVLSKSLGSSNTLNIVHATVEALQQLEDPRAVAARRGLDFDRVAPARLVRAEAKAAADAAKAKAGA; translated from the coding sequence GTGAGTAAGGAAACGAAGGAGCAGGAAGTGAACGCAGAGGCACAGGCTGAGGCTCCGGCCACTGAGGCCGCGGAAGCTTCGGCCCCCGCTCAGGATCACCGCAACGAACCTCGCGAACAGCGTCGTGGAAGCCGCGACCGTGGCACCCGCGGCGAGCGTGGTGGGCGCGAGCGCAACGAGAGTCAGTTCCTCGAGCGCGTCGTCACCATCAACCGCGTGTCAAAGGTTGTCAAGGGTGGTCGTCGCTTTAGCTTTACCGCACTCGTTGTGGTGGGCGATGGCAACGGCACCGTTGGAGTCGGTTACGGCAAGGCGAAGGAAGTTCCCCTCGCTATCGCGAAGGGCGTTGAAGAAGCGAAGAAGAACTTCTTCCGTGTTCCGCGCGTCGCTAACACGATCCCGCACCCGGTCCAGGGTGAGGCCGCAGCAGGCGTCGTTCTGCTTCGCCCCGCTGCAGCCGGTACCGGCGTTATCGCTGGTGGCCCCGTTCGCGCCGTACTCGAGTGCGCGGGCATCCACGATGTGCTGAGCAAGTCGCTCGGCTCGTCGAACACTTTGAACATCGTGCACGCGACCGTTGAAGCGCTGCAGCAGCTCGAGGACCCCCGTGCCGTCGCAGCTCGCCGCGGCCTCGACTTCGACCGTGTCGCTCCGGCCCGCCTCGTGCGTGCTGAGGCGAAGGCCGCGGCCGATGCTGCGAAAGCAAAGGCAGGTGCGTAA
- the rpsK gene encoding 30S ribosomal protein S11, which translates to MAAPKTAARKPRRKDKKNVAVGQAHIKSTFNNTIVSITDPSGAVISWASSGGVGFKGSRKSTPFAAQLAAESAARKAQEHGMKKVDVFVKGPGSGRETAIRSLQAAGLEVGSINDVTPQTHNGCRPPKRRRV; encoded by the coding sequence ATGGCTGCACCAAAGACTGCGGCACGCAAGCCGCGTCGCAAGGATAAGAAGAACGTTGCAGTGGGCCAGGCCCACATCAAGTCGACGTTCAACAACACCATCGTTTCGATCACTGACCCCTCCGGTGCTGTGATCAGCTGGGCCTCCTCGGGTGGCGTCGGCTTCAAGGGATCGCGTAAGTCGACCCCGTTCGCGGCGCAGCTCGCCGCGGAGTCTGCCGCTCGCAAGGCGCAGGAGCACGGCATGAAGAAGGTTGATGTCTTCGTGAAGGGTCCCGGATCCGGCCGCGAGACCGCGATCCGCTCACTCCAGGCCGCTGGTCTCGAGGTCGGCTCGATCAACGACGTGACCCCGCAGACTCACAACGGATGCCGCCCGCCCAAGCGCCGCCGCGTCTGA
- the secY gene encoding preprotein translocase subunit SecY, translated as MFSAIGRIFRTPDLRRKILFSLAIVSLFRLGSFIPAPFVDFNNVEACLAANKGTSGLYDMINLFSGGALLQLSIFALGIMPYITASIITQLLRVVIPHFEVLHKEGQAGQAKLTQYTRYLTIALAVLQSTTLITVARSGQLFGATANQACQNLVSQEWWAILIMILTMTAGTGLIMWFGELITERGIGNGMSLLIFTSISATFPSGLWVIKEAQGWETFFLVLAVGLVVVGAVVFVEQSQRRIPVQYAKRVVGRRTYGGSSTYIPIKVNMAGVIPVIFASAILYLPMLITQFNQPGINEEPKAWVVWVQNNLISGDQPLYMLVFFLLIIGFTFFYVQITFNPEEVSDNMKQYGGFIPGIRAGRPTAEYLNYVLTRITSAGSLYLGVIAMLPLIALSFFGANQNFPFGGASILIIVGVGLETVKQIDAQLQQRHYEGLLK; from the coding sequence TTGTTCAGTGCCATCGGACGGATCTTTCGGACCCCCGATCTGCGGCGGAAGATCCTCTTCTCCCTCGCGATCGTGTCCCTGTTCCGGCTCGGCTCGTTCATCCCCGCACCGTTTGTTGACTTCAACAATGTGGAGGCGTGTCTTGCTGCCAACAAGGGAACCTCTGGTCTCTACGACATGATCAACCTCTTCAGCGGCGGAGCGCTCCTGCAGCTGTCGATCTTCGCGCTGGGGATCATGCCCTACATCACCGCGTCGATTATCACGCAGCTGTTGCGCGTGGTTATCCCGCACTTTGAGGTGCTCCATAAGGAGGGCCAGGCCGGGCAGGCGAAGCTGACGCAGTACACGCGTTACCTCACCATTGCTCTCGCGGTGTTGCAGTCGACGACGCTCATCACGGTCGCTCGTTCGGGCCAGCTCTTTGGCGCCACGGCGAACCAGGCCTGCCAGAACCTCGTGTCGCAGGAGTGGTGGGCGATCCTCATCATGATCCTCACTATGACCGCGGGAACCGGCCTCATCATGTGGTTCGGTGAGCTCATCACCGAGCGCGGCATCGGCAACGGTATGTCCTTGCTGATCTTCACCTCGATCTCGGCAACCTTCCCCAGCGGCCTGTGGGTCATCAAGGAAGCGCAGGGCTGGGAGACCTTCTTCCTCGTGCTCGCGGTCGGCTTGGTTGTCGTTGGCGCAGTCGTCTTCGTTGAACAATCACAGCGCCGAATCCCTGTGCAGTACGCGAAGCGCGTGGTCGGGCGCCGCACCTACGGTGGAAGTAGCACTTACATCCCGATTAAGGTCAATATGGCCGGCGTGATTCCCGTAATCTTTGCGTCTGCGATCCTGTACCTGCCGATGCTGATTACGCAGTTCAATCAGCCCGGGATCAATGAGGAGCCGAAGGCCTGGGTTGTGTGGGTGCAGAACAACCTCATCTCGGGTGACCAGCCGCTCTATATGCTGGTGTTCTTCCTGCTGATCATCGGGTTCACCTTCTTCTATGTGCAGATCACCTTCAACCCCGAAGAGGTTTCCGACAACATGAAGCAGTACGGTGGCTTCATTCCCGGCATCCGCGCGGGTCGACCGACTGCCGAGTACCTGAATTACGTGCTCACCCGGATCACGAGCGCAGGCTCGCTGTACCTCGGCGTGATCGCCATGCTTCCCCTCATCGCCTTGTCGTTCTTTGGGGCGAACCAGAACTTCCCGTTCGGCGGTGCCTCGATCCTGATTATCGTGGGTGTTGGCCTTGAGACCGTTAAGCAGATTGACGCGCAGCTGCAGCAGCGCCACTACGAAGGGTTGCTCAAGTGA
- a CDS encoding adenylate kinase has protein sequence MSGARLLIIGPPGAGKGTQASKVAERYGVPAISTGDIFRSNIKGGTELGVKVQQIIERGELVPDSLTNEIVADRLTQADAENGFLLDGYPRTVEQVRALDAMLAPKNAALDAVILLEADADVVVARLLKRAELEGRADDTEDVIRHRQNVYTEQTAPLIALFSERGILVSVDGLGSVEEVADRIASGLDAQLNSDAVASR, from the coding sequence GTGAGCGGTGCACGACTCCTCATCATCGGCCCGCCTGGAGCGGGCAAGGGCACACAGGCCTCGAAGGTAGCCGAGCGCTACGGCGTTCCCGCGATCTCGACGGGAGATATCTTCCGTTCGAATATCAAGGGCGGCACCGAGCTTGGGGTCAAGGTGCAGCAGATTATCGAACGCGGCGAACTCGTACCAGATTCGCTGACCAACGAAATCGTTGCGGATCGCCTGACGCAGGCTGATGCAGAGAATGGCTTCCTTCTGGACGGCTACCCGCGCACCGTGGAACAGGTTCGCGCGCTCGACGCGATGCTCGCGCCGAAGAACGCGGCGCTCGACGCGGTGATCCTGCTCGAGGCCGACGCCGACGTGGTGGTCGCTAGACTGCTGAAGCGCGCGGAGCTCGAGGGGCGCGCCGACGACACGGAAGACGTGATCCGTCACCGTCAGAACGTCTACACGGAGCAGACGGCGCCGCTCATTGCGCTGTTCTCTGAGCGCGGCATCTTGGTTTCCGTCGATGGGCTGGGCAGCGTTGAAGAGGTAGCTGATCGCATCGCCTCTGGGCTTGATGCGCAGCTGAACAGCGACGCCGTAGCGAGCCGATAG
- the rplQ gene encoding 50S ribosomal protein L17 — protein MPKPTKGARLGGGPAHERLMLNQMASQLFEHKRIQTTETKAKRLQPVAERLVTFAKRGDLHARRRVMRQILDKAVVHELFTEIAPLVENREGGYTRIIKTGFRKGDRAPLAVIELVLEPVNPKPKAAKKAAAPAKEKAAAEPAAEEIVAEEVVEETEAVETAEATETEAPAEEKAE, from the coding sequence ATGCCGAAGCCCACGAAGGGCGCCCGCCTCGGAGGCGGCCCCGCACACGAGCGTCTGATGCTCAACCAGATGGCGTCACAGCTGTTTGAGCACAAGCGCATCCAGACCACTGAGACGAAGGCGAAGCGTCTGCAGCCTGTAGCCGAACGTCTGGTTACTTTCGCCAAGCGCGGTGACCTGCACGCACGCCGTCGCGTGATGCGTCAGATCCTCGACAAGGCTGTTGTGCACGAGCTCTTCACCGAGATCGCGCCGCTTGTCGAGAACCGTGAGGGTGGCTACACCCGCATCATCAAGACTGGCTTCCGTAAGGGAGACCGCGCACCGCTGGCCGTCATCGAGCTCGTTCTCGAGCCGGTGAACCCGAAGCCGAAGGCTGCAAAGAAGGCCGCTGCTCCCGCAAAGGAGAAAGCTGCCGCCGAGCCCGCAGCTGAAGAGATTGTTGCGGAAGAAGTCGTCGAGGAGACTGAGGCTGTCGAGACAGCTGAGGCGACTGAGACTGAAGCACCTGCTGAAGAGAAGGCTGAGTAA
- the rplR gene encoding 50S ribosomal protein L18, with product MAGSITRAKGRTAARIRRHTRLRKKIVGTELRPRLVVNRSARHVFVQVIDDSKGFTLASASTMEADLRSFEGDKTAKARKVGELIAERAKGAGVEAVVFDRGGSKYAGRVAAIADGAREGGLTL from the coding sequence ATGGCCGGTTCAATTACACGCGCAAAGGGACGTACGGCTGCGCGAATCCGCCGCCACACTCGTCTGCGCAAGAAGATCGTCGGCACGGAGCTTCGTCCCCGTCTCGTCGTCAACCGCTCGGCCCGTCACGTGTTCGTGCAGGTCATCGACGACTCCAAGGGCTTTACGCTCGCTTCGGCATCGACAATGGAAGCCGATCTGCGCTCCTTCGAGGGCGACAAGACAGCGAAAGCCCGCAAGGTTGGCGAGCTGATCGCCGAGCGCGCCAAGGGTGCTGGTGTTGAGGCGGTCGTTTTCGACCGCGGCGGCAGCAAGTATGCAGGCCGTGTCGCTGCGATCGCCGATGGCGCTCGCGAAGGGGGTCTGACCCTGTGA
- a CDS encoding DNA-directed RNA polymerase subunit alpha, whose amino-acid sequence MLIAQRPTLTEESLSEYRSRFAIEPLEPGFGYTLGNSLRRTLLSSIPGAAVTSVRFEGVAHEFTTIPGVTEDVTEIILNIKALVVSSEHDEPITAYLRKTGAGEVTAADISAPAGVEVHNPELVIATLSDSAQFELELTIERGRGYVSAAQNRNEDAEVGRIPVDSIYSPVLKVTYRVEATRAGERTDFDRLVVDVETKPAISPRDAIASAGSTLVELFGLARELNSAAEGVEIGPAPVEVVTEGELSIPIEDLDLSVRSYNCLKREGINTVSELVALSEAQLMNIRNFGQKSVFEVRDKLTEMGLSLKDAVPGFDGAQFYSYEDDNNN is encoded by the coding sequence TTGCTGATTGCACAGCGACCCACTCTGACTGAAGAGTCACTCTCCGAGTACCGTTCGCGCTTCGCCATCGAGCCGCTTGAGCCCGGCTTTGGCTACACGCTCGGCAACTCGCTGCGTCGTACCCTGCTGTCCTCGATTCCGGGCGCAGCTGTCACCAGCGTTCGTTTCGAGGGTGTTGCGCACGAGTTCACCACGATCCCCGGTGTCACCGAAGATGTCACCGAGATCATCCTCAACATCAAGGCTCTCGTTGTTTCGAGCGAGCACGATGAACCCATCACCGCCTACCTGCGTAAGACAGGTGCCGGCGAAGTGACTGCTGCAGATATCTCGGCTCCCGCGGGTGTTGAGGTGCACAACCCAGAGCTCGTCATCGCGACGCTGAGCGATTCCGCGCAGTTCGAGCTTGAGCTCACAATCGAGCGTGGCCGCGGCTACGTTTCGGCTGCCCAGAATCGCAACGAAGATGCAGAGGTCGGCCGGATCCCGGTTGACTCCATCTACTCGCCGGTTTTGAAGGTCACCTACCGTGTCGAGGCAACTCGTGCCGGTGAACGCACCGACTTCGATCGCCTGGTCGTTGACGTCGAGACCAAGCCCGCTATCAGCCCGCGTGACGCGATCGCATCCGCCGGTTCAACGCTCGTCGAGCTCTTCGGCCTTGCCCGTGAGCTGAACAGCGCTGCTGAAGGCGTCGAGATCGGACCCGCACCGGTTGAGGTTGTGACCGAGGGTGAGCTTTCGATCCCGATCGAAGACCTCGACCTTTCGGTGCGCAGCTACAACTGCCTGAAGCGTGAAGGCATTAATACGGTGAGCGAGCTTGTTGCGCTCTCCGAGGCGCAGCTCATGAACATCCGCAACTTTGGTCAGAAGTCCGTCTTCGAGGTGCGCGACAAGCTCACCGAGATGGGGCTCTCGCTGAAGGACGCAGTGCCCGGCTTCGACGGTGCACAGTTCTACAGCTACGAAGACGACAACAACAACTAA
- the rpmJ gene encoding 50S ribosomal protein L36, with translation MKVKPSVKKICDKCKVIRRHGRIMVICENPRHKQRQG, from the coding sequence ATGAAGGTAAAGCCCAGCGTTAAGAAGATCTGCGATAAGTGCAAGGTCATCCGCCGCCACGGCCGCATCATGGTGATCTGCGAGAACCCCCGCCACAAGCAGCGCCAGGGCTAG
- the rplM gene encoding 50S ribosomal protein L13: MTRTYSPKASEQKHDWIVIDATDVVLGRLASHAAALLRGKHKTTFAPHMDMGDYVIIINSDKVVLTANKAEQKRAYRHSGYPGGMRSVNYTELLGKNSDRAVEKAVRGMLPKNSLGADMFRKLKVYKGAEHPHAAQQPTPYTFGQVAQ; the protein is encoded by the coding sequence GTGACTCGCACATATTCGCCGAAGGCCTCTGAGCAGAAGCACGATTGGATCGTCATTGACGCAACCGACGTGGTGCTTGGACGCCTCGCCTCGCACGCGGCAGCCCTGCTCCGCGGCAAGCACAAGACCACCTTCGCCCCCCACATGGATATGGGCGATTACGTGATCATCATTAACTCTGACAAGGTGGTTCTGACCGCCAACAAGGCAGAGCAGAAGCGCGCCTACCGCCACTCCGGTTACCCGGGCGGCATGCGCTCGGTCAACTACACCGAGCTGCTTGGCAAGAACTCTGATCGCGCAGTTGAGAAGGCCGTTCGCGGCATGCTCCCGAAGAACTCACTCGGAGCAGATATGTTCCGCAAGCTGAAGGTGTACAAGGGTGCCGAGCACCCGCACGCTGCTCAGCAGCCCACCCCCTACACCTTCGGCCAGGTCGCGCAGTAG
- the map gene encoding type I methionyl aminopeptidase: MARRGILRRSIYKSPAQLRLMVEPGLATAAALAAMREAVRPGITTLELDALAEAAIRARGGEPNFMLEPGYRHTICANVNEHVVHAIPNDRPLEPGDIVALDAGAVVAGWHGDAAITAVLPDPARPEVTAANEKLSAVTEQAMWRGIARLATAKHLNEVGEAVSKYVRANSDFGVLEDYIGHGIGRSMHEDPPVFNVPVNRRGPEVKPGLVVAIEPIISAGGIDTFVEDDDWTVTIADGSMSAQWEHSVAVHAGGIWVLTAEDGGAAGLAPLGVTPVPIP; the protein is encoded by the coding sequence GTGGCACGTCGGGGTATCCTTCGCCGTTCGATCTACAAGTCGCCAGCCCAGCTGCGGCTGATGGTCGAGCCCGGGCTTGCGACCGCCGCGGCACTTGCGGCGATGCGTGAGGCGGTCCGACCTGGGATCACCACCCTTGAGCTTGACGCGCTCGCCGAGGCGGCAATTCGCGCCCGCGGGGGAGAGCCTAATTTTATGCTGGAGCCCGGCTACCGGCACACCATCTGCGCGAATGTCAACGAACACGTGGTTCACGCTATCCCGAACGATCGCCCGCTTGAACCCGGGGATATCGTTGCGCTTGACGCCGGTGCGGTAGTGGCTGGCTGGCACGGTGACGCAGCGATCACTGCGGTGTTGCCGGATCCTGCCCGCCCTGAGGTGACGGCGGCAAACGAGAAGCTGAGCGCTGTCACCGAGCAGGCGATGTGGCGTGGGATCGCCCGACTCGCAACCGCAAAACACCTGAATGAGGTTGGCGAAGCCGTCTCAAAGTACGTTCGCGCGAACAGCGACTTCGGGGTGCTCGAAGACTATATCGGTCACGGTATCGGTCGGAGCATGCACGAGGATCCACCCGTGTTCAACGTTCCGGTAAACCGCCGCGGGCCCGAGGTGAAGCCGGGGCTGGTGGTTGCGATCGAGCCGATTATCTCCGCGGGTGGGATCGACACCTTCGTGGAAGACGATGACTGGACCGTGACGATCGCAGACGGCTCGATGAGCGCACAGTGGGAACACTCGGTCGCAGTGCATGCGGGCGGGATCTGGGTGTTGACGGCTGAGGATGGCGGAGCCGCTGGTCTCGCACCGCTCGGCGTAACGCCCGTGCCGATCCCCTAA
- the rpsI gene encoding 30S ribosomal protein S9, whose protein sequence is MTEEQTVATESYTTETPASQAPAAAPRPALTVPGAAVGRRKQAIARVRLVPGTGTMTVNGRELAEYFPNKLHQQLITDPFTVLELGGAYDVIARIVGGGPSGQAGALRLAIARALNEIDAEHNRPTLKKAGFLSRDARIKERKKAGLKKARKAPQYSKR, encoded by the coding sequence GTGACTGAAGAACAGACCGTGGCCACCGAGAGCTACACCACCGAGACGCCAGCATCGCAGGCACCTGCAGCGGCGCCCCGCCCCGCGCTCACCGTTCCCGGTGCAGCCGTCGGCCGCCGCAAGCAGGCTATCGCACGTGTGCGCCTCGTTCCCGGCACCGGAACCATGACCGTCAATGGTCGCGAGCTTGCCGAGTACTTCCCGAACAAGCTGCACCAGCAGCTCATCACCGATCCCTTCACCGTGCTTGAGCTCGGTGGTGCCTACGACGTCATCGCACGCATCGTCGGTGGCGGCCCCTCGGGTCAGGCTGGGGCACTCCGTCTCGCAATTGCTCGTGCACTCAACGAGATTGACGCTGAGCACAACCGTCCGACACTGAAGAAGGCCGGCTTCCTGAGCCGCGACGCTCGTATCAAGGAGCGCAAGAAGGCAGGTCTCAAGAAGGCCCGCAAGGCTCCCCAGTACTCGAAGCGCTAG
- the rpsM gene encoding 30S ribosomal protein S13 has product MARLAGVDIPRDKRVEIALTYIYGVGRTSALKTLADTGIDGNIRVKDLSDEQLVQLRDYIEGNFKVEGDLRREVAADIRRKVEIGSYQGIRHRKGLPVHGQRTKTNARTRKGPKRTVAGKKK; this is encoded by the coding sequence ATGGCACGTCTAGCTGGAGTAGATATCCCACGCGATAAGCGCGTTGAGATTGCACTCACATACATCTATGGGGTCGGCCGCACCAGCGCGCTGAAGACCCTCGCCGACACAGGCATCGATGGCAACATTCGCGTCAAAGATCTCAGCGATGAGCAGCTTGTGCAGCTCCGCGACTACATTGAGGGTAACTTCAAGGTCGAGGGTGATCTCCGCCGCGAGGTCGCAGCTGATATTCGCCGCAAGGTAGAGATCGGTAGCTACCAGGGCATCCGTCACCGCAAGGGCCTGCCTGTGCATGGTCAGCGCACCAAGACGAACGCTCGCACCCGCAAGGGCCCGAAGCGCACCGTCGCCGGCAAGAAGAAGTAA
- the infA gene encoding translation initiation factor IF-1, with the protein MAKKDGVIEIEGAVAEALPNAQFRVELTNGHKVLAHISGKMRQHYIRILPGDRVIVELTPYDLTRGRIVYRYK; encoded by the coding sequence ATGGCGAAAAAAGACGGCGTCATCGAGATCGAAGGTGCAGTTGCCGAGGCTCTTCCGAACGCACAGTTTCGAGTTGAGTTGACCAACGGACACAAGGTGCTTGCCCATATTTCGGGCAAAATGCGCCAGCACTACATCCGCATTCTCCCCGGAGACCGCGTGATTGTTGAGCTGACCCCTTACGATCTGACCCGCGGCCGCATCGTTTACCGTTACAAGTAG
- a CDS encoding acyltransferase family protein, protein MPAPTSPIAAPARFSGLDGLRAIAVALVLVYHLFPGVLSGGFLGVDMFFVISGFLITSLLLRELQSRGKVNLIGFWRRRARRLLPALALVLLVCSSLALLINRDLLVNIGAQLLGAAFFVSNWVFIGTGANYFARDTPELFRNTWSLSIEEQFYILLPLFILLLWRLRSRVTRAIPLLALGVFSAVSMYQMSVADVDPTRIYFGSDTHTFGLLLGAAAAALLHRSASPPSRTPDRTSSALREATTTILALTGLAVIVWLSVTLVEGSPASFQGGFQLATLAALTVVIAVTRRGVWIGRALDVQPLRWIGERSYGIYLWHWPLMLLIAASESPWKSQPSAPWIVGAITLIFTVGIAALSYRYLEQPIRKLGIRRSVRLLWSARGAINLRARPPRQRAILVTLTTALLVTVPATGFAVALAPRQSSAADAIARGQAALDARANEVASANAQAAADETSDSPSASASPKKPDATVVPIMPEGRDISALGDSVMLASLPELAEAFPNIDVDAAVSRGLGAGLEIANEFSAEGRLRSVLVVGLGTNGPIDVDDLEALRQLAVHRPLVLVNAHGERDWIPGVNQLLAEFANSYRGVVVADWDSAVAGDPDALAYDGIHPNPSGGEIYARSVQRALEELQRPEERLGFEIPRR, encoded by the coding sequence ATGCCTGCACCCACTTCTCCCATCGCTGCGCCCGCGCGTTTCTCCGGCCTCGATGGTCTTCGTGCGATTGCAGTCGCGTTGGTGCTGGTCTACCACTTGTTTCCTGGCGTGCTCTCCGGAGGTTTTCTCGGCGTCGATATGTTCTTTGTGATCAGCGGGTTCCTCATCACCTCACTGCTGCTTCGCGAATTGCAGTCAAGAGGAAAGGTCAACCTCATCGGGTTCTGGCGTCGCCGCGCGCGCCGCCTCCTTCCGGCTCTGGCGCTTGTGCTGCTCGTCTGCTCCTCCCTGGCGTTACTCATCAACCGAGACCTTCTCGTCAACATCGGGGCGCAGCTCTTGGGCGCCGCGTTCTTCGTCAGCAACTGGGTGTTCATCGGTACGGGAGCAAACTATTTCGCCCGCGATACTCCAGAACTCTTCCGCAACACCTGGTCACTCTCGATCGAAGAGCAGTTCTACATCCTGCTCCCCTTGTTCATCCTGCTCCTGTGGCGGCTGCGATCTCGCGTGACGCGTGCGATCCCTCTCCTCGCCCTGGGTGTGTTCTCTGCCGTGAGTATGTATCAGATGTCGGTCGCGGACGTAGACCCCACGCGCATCTACTTTGGCTCTGACACCCACACCTTCGGACTGCTGCTCGGGGCGGCCGCGGCGGCGCTTTTACACCGCTCCGCATCACCCCCGTCGCGCACCCCCGATCGCACTAGCTCTGCGCTGCGCGAGGCAACAACGACGATCCTCGCCCTCACCGGGCTCGCCGTGATCGTTTGGCTCTCAGTGACACTCGTGGAAGGAAGCCCCGCAAGTTTCCAGGGTGGTTTCCAGCTCGCCACGCTCGCAGCGCTCACCGTCGTGATCGCCGTCACGCGCCGCGGGGTCTGGATCGGCCGTGCGCTTGACGTGCAGCCGCTGCGCTGGATCGGCGAACGTTCCTACGGCATTTATCTCTGGCACTGGCCGCTCATGCTGCTCATCGCAGCCTCCGAGAGTCCTTGGAAGTCACAGCCATCCGCGCCGTGGATCGTTGGCGCTATCACCCTCATATTCACGGTCGGGATCGCCGCCCTCTCCTACCGCTACCTGGAACAGCCGATTCGCAAACTCGGGATCCGGCGCTCCGTGAGACTACTCTGGTCGGCACGAGGGGCCATAAATCTCAGAGCACGGCCACCGCGGCAGCGCGCGATCCTGGTCACGCTCACAACCGCGTTGCTCGTCACCGTCCCGGCCACCGGTTTCGCTGTCGCCTTGGCACCGCGTCAAAGCTCTGCAGCCGACGCGATCGCCCGCGGCCAGGCTGCACTTGACGCGCGAGCGAACGAGGTCGCAAGTGCCAACGCTCAGGCCGCTGCGGACGAGACGTCCGACAGCCCTTCTGCCTCAGCAAGCCCGAAAAAACCCGATGCGACTGTTGTCCCGATTATGCCTGAGGGCCGAGACATTAGCGCGCTCGGTGACTCGGTAATGCTCGCGAGCTTGCCCGAGCTTGCCGAAGCTTTTCCGAACATCGATGTCGATGCGGCTGTCAGCCGCGGGTTGGGTGCCGGACTCGAGATCGCAAACGAGTTTTCTGCCGAGGGCAGGCTCCGCAGCGTTCTCGTTGTCGGGCTGGGTACCAACGGCCCTATCGACGTCGATGATCTTGAAGCACTCCGCCAGCTCGCAGTGCATCGCCCCCTGGTGCTCGTGAACGCTCACGGTGAGCGCGACTGGATCCCGGGAGTCAATCAACTACTCGCCGAGTTTGCGAATTCGTACCGCGGCGTGGTTGTCGCTGACTGGGATAGTGCGGTCGCCGGTGATCCCGACGCGCTCGCCTACGACGGCATCCACCCGAACCCGAGCGGTGGGGAGATTTACGCGAGAAGTGTGCAGCGCGCGCTCGAGGAGCTGCAACGTCCCGAGGAGCGACTCGGCTTCGAGATTCCCCGGCGTTAG
- the rpmD gene encoding 50S ribosomal protein L30, with the protein MAKSLKITQKKSVISEKQNQRDTLRSLGLRKIGQSVVREDTKANRGYVRTVAHLVEVEEIDA; encoded by the coding sequence ATGGCTAAGAGCTTGAAGATTACGCAGAAGAAGTCCGTTATCAGTGAGAAGCAGAACCAGCGCGACACGCTGCGTAGCCTGGGTCTTCGCAAGATCGGCCAGTCGGTCGTTCGTGAGGACACGAAGGCGAATCGCGGCTACGTGCGTACCGTCGCTCACCTGGTAGAGGTTGAGGAGATCGACGCATGA